The following is a genomic window from Algiphilus sp..
CGCTTGACGGTGACCTCGTCGTCGATGCGTGCCACCACGATCTGGCCGTCGCGCGCCTCCGGTGCACGGCGCACGGCGAGGATGTCGCCGTCGAGAATGCCGGCATCGCGCATCGACTCGCCGTGCACGCGCAGCAGGTAGTCGGGCTGCGGGCGGAACAGCCCGGGCGCCACCGGCACGTGCCGCTCGATGTGCGCTACCGCCAGCACCGGCGCGCCGGCGGCGACCCGGCCGATCAGCGGCAGGCCGTCGGCCCCGCGCTGCCCGGCGGCCAGGCGGATGCCGCGCGAGGCGCCCGGCACCAGCTCGATGACGCCCTTGCGTGCCAGCGCGCGCAGGTGCGTCTCGGCGGCGTTGGGCGAGGCGAAGCCGAAGGCGCGCACGATGTCGGCGCGCGTCGGCGGCGCCCCTTCCTCGGCGAGGCAGCGGCGGATATAGGCGAGGATCTCGGCCTGACGTCGGGTGAGCATGGCGGGGAGGCGACCGGATGACTGTACGTTTGTACAGTATTCCACGCTGCCGCGCCGCGGCTGTCAAGCGTTCCCTGCATTCGACCACCGGGGCCGACCACGACGGGAGCGGCTATGATGCATGCGTCCTTCCGTGGCCGGCCATGCACCGTTGATGCGCCGGGCCATCCGGCGCCGGAGCCACGAGGGGCCGCCTTCCAGGGGAGACAACCTATGGGCCTACCAGCACAAGCGCGCCTCCGCATCGAGCGCGCACCGGCCGCGCCTGCCGGCCCGCTTGCAGCGGGCATTGCCGGGGCGCGTCCGGTCACCACCTCGCGCCAGCTGCAGCGCCTGATCGCGCCGCTCCACGCCGACGCCGAGACCACCGCCGAGCAGGTCTTCGATCAGGTGTGGCACGGCATTCCGGAGTATCGCAACGGGACCCACGGCCATGATGCGGCCGAGATCCACGAGCACTGCCTGCTCGGCACGCGGGTCTGGCACCAGTCGCTGCGCGACCGTCGTCCGCCGCCGACCGAGGCGCTGGAGCAGCTGGCGCGGATCGGCGCCTACAAGTGCCGCATCGGCATGCCGCTGGGCAGTGTCATGCAGGCCTTCCGGGTGGGCTCGATGCTGTTCTGGGAGCAGCTCGTCGCGCTCAGCCACGAGCACGACGGTGTGCGCGACGAACTGCTTTCCAAGGTCTCGCTCTTCTTCCTGCAGCACTTCGACCAGGTCGGTGAAGCGGTCAGCCGCGGCTACCACGCCGAGCAGCGGCGCACGCCGCGCCGCGACATCGCGCCGCTGCCGCCGCGACCGGTGTTCGCCGAGCCGCTGACCGAGCGCGAGCGAACGGTGCTGCGCCTGCTGTGCGCGGGGCGCTCCAACGGCGAGATCGCCGAGCACATCCGCATCTCGCAGAACACGGTGAAGTACCACCTCAAGGCGATCTACGGAAAGCTGGGCGTGCACCGCCGCACCGAGGCGGCGGCCATGGCGCAGCAGCTCGGCCTGTAGCGCCGCGCTACCCGAACAGCAGCGCCATCAGGGCGACACCGGCGCGCCAGGCCAGCCACAGCGC
Proteins encoded in this region:
- the lexA gene encoding transcriptional repressor LexA, giving the protein MLTRRQAEILAYIRRCLAEEGAPPTRADIVRAFGFASPNAAETHLRALARKGVIELVPGASRGIRLAAGQRGADGLPLIGRVAAGAPVLAVAHIERHVPVAPGLFRPQPDYLLRVHGESMRDAGILDGDILAVRRAPEARDGQIVVARIDDEVTVKRFRREGYRVRLIAENPDFAPIEIDLRARELAIEGLAVGVLRHLGEGAA
- a CDS encoding response regulator transcription factor, yielding MGLPAQARLRIERAPAAPAGPLAAGIAGARPVTTSRQLQRLIAPLHADAETTAEQVFDQVWHGIPEYRNGTHGHDAAEIHEHCLLGTRVWHQSLRDRRPPPTEALEQLARIGAYKCRIGMPLGSVMQAFRVGSMLFWEQLVALSHEHDGVRDELLSKVSLFFLQHFDQVGEAVSRGYHAEQRRTPRRDIAPLPPRPVFAEPLTERERTVLRLLCAGRSNGEIAEHIRISQNTVKYHLKAIYGKLGVHRRTEAAAMAQQLGL